One Fusarium oxysporum f. sp. lycopersici 4287 chromosome 8, whole genome shotgun sequence genomic region harbors:
- a CDS encoding xylan 1,4-beta-xylosidase produces the protein MYSLICFLCSWVVLFQPVAQAIWNPIISGWNPDPAILTVGDDYYIATSSFEYWPGIPIYHSKDLSNWTLKSHALTRPEQLQLYGTPTGAGAWAPSLSFIDGRFWLSAMTRWTYDPVARVWPRVWFISSEDLFNWSDPVWAEPWGIDPELFQDPVTKKTYLNLMAPNNNKDRLWGIAQCEVSLTSGNCVGPYVSLWNGTLPHNSTARPEGPKMYYKDGWYYLLIAEGGTDQLHRSTIARSKTPSGPFVAGPHNPLLYNGQWGFDNLTVQSTGHATLTKTNDGLWYATFLARRNINGSSPLGRETFMVNVDWKDEWPVFNQGDPVLLSRQIKPEVGPRQVPRQWVDDFSRAKLDSSWYQLRVPYTKNYKLEKGKLVLKPNVFGLSDRDTPAALLRKQKSLNMTFSAELSSFKGDLGPRNKIGISSYLSEFQHQDIGIRGCVNATSICLYTELNKNGTQEYWQTPLNQTSGLAGGLRLHIKAEPLEYRLGYSFGKEAPVYVGSIASSWQASAPPNWFVFSGASWAIFATGDGEPWPHNGPQVGFNEVRETFHEENIPDYDRW, from the exons ATGTATTCCTTGATTTGTTTTCTTTGCAGTTGGGTTGTGTTATTCCAACCAGTGGCTCAAGCCATCTGGAACCCGATCATTAGTGGGTGGAATCCAGATCCTGCGATCCTGACCGTAGGCGACGATTACTACATCGCCACTTCCTCTTTCGAGTACTGGCCAGGTATTCCGATCTACCATA GCAAGGATCTATCCAATTGGACGCTCAAGTCTCATGCTTTGACACGACCAGAGCAACTGCAACTCTATGGGACGCCCACTGGAGCAG GTGCCTGGGCGCCAAGTCTCTCTTTTATCGATGGAAGGTTCTGGCTTTCGGCAATGACACGTTGGACCTATGATCCCGTGGCCCGTGTATGGCCTCGAGTCTGGTTCATCTCTTCAGAGGATCTCTTCAACTGGTCTGATCCTGTCTGGGCCGAGCCATGGGGCATCGATCCTGAGCTTTTCCAGGACCCTGTGACCAAGAAGACCTATCTCAATCTGATGGCCCCTAACAACAATAAAGATCGACTCTGGGGTATCGCCCAGTGTGAGGTGTCTCTGACATCTGGAAATTGCGTAGGGCCTTATGTTAGTCTATGGAACGGGACTTTGCCTCACAATTCGACAGCCAGACCCGAAGGACCCAAGATGTATTACAAGGATGGGTGGTATTATCTCCTGATCGCTGAAG GCGGTACGGATCAGCTGCATCGATCGACCATCGCAAGAAGCAAGACCCCGTCTGGTCCATTTGTCGCCGGGCCACACAACCCTCTGCTATACAATGGGCAATGGGGTTTTGACAATCTTACCGTCCAGTCCACTGGACATGCGACCCTAACAAAGACGAATGACGGACTATGGTATGCGACGTTTTTAGCTCGCCGCAACATCAACGGATCATCTCCTCTTG GCCGAGAGACATTCATGGTTAATGTTGACTGGAAGGATGAGTGGCCAGTCTTCAACCAAGGCGATCCTGTTCTGCTAAGTAGGCAAATAAAGCCAGAGGTTGGCCCAAGACAGGTTCCTCGACAATGGGTCGACGACTTTTCTCGCGCTAAACTCGACTCATCATGGTATCAACTCCGGGTACCGTATACCAAGAATTACAAGTTAGAGAAAGGGAAATTGGTGCTGAAACCCAATGTCTTCGGTCTCAGTGACCGTGATACCCCAGCAGCGTTGCTACGCAAGCAGAAGTCGCTCAACATGACGTTTTCAGCCGAGCTCTCCAGCTTCAAGGGAGATCTAGGTCCAAGAAACAAGATCGGAATCTCTTCATACCTCTCCGAGTTTCAGCATCAAGATATCGGTATTCGAGGATGTGTTAATGCTACCAGTATTTGTCTCTATACTGAACTCAACAAAAATGGCACCCAGGAG TATTGGCAAACTCCACTCAACCAAACGAGCGGCCTCGCTGGTGGTCTTAGGTTACACATCAAGGCTGAACCCCTTGAATACCGACTAGGTTATAGTTTCGGAAAAGAAGCCCCAGTATACGTAGGGTCAATCGCGTCATCCTGGCAAGCTTCTGCTCCGCCAAATTGGTTTGTGTTTTCTGGCGCATCTTGGGCGATATTTGCAACCGGAGATGGAGAGCCCTGGCCTCACAATGGACCGCAAGTTGGATTCAACGAGGTCAGGGAGACTTTTCACGAGGAGAACATTCCTGATTACGATCGATGGTAG
- a CDS encoding alpha-galactosidase codes for MRSIFYVLLSAKVALAAKVLAQKPQMGWNSWNSFKLNVSDELVRSTANALVDTGLAKLGYDHVLIDDGWQDSERDTDGKLAANHTRFPGGISATASYVHSKGFKVGIYSDAGIFTCGKYPGSYGYEEIDAQTFAGWGVDYLKYDNCGGFQSNTLSVQERFLKMSYALAASGRQIFYSLCEWGNQFPWLWADQIGESYRMSGDIYSSFAKDRASICKTAYCMNQGYAGVSVLTMIRKMREISPFSKPGSWADMDMLEIGTWTMTELEEQTHFSFWAALKSPLIIGADLKNISDTSLAIYKNKDIIALNQDDAGKPAVYLPKLSEEGSYQVWAGPLSSGKRRHVILVQNYGSGDVDVGISLEDIPGLSVEQQLKIRDVWAGKAITASGGKVSLKGIKPTQTKVLVISK; via the exons ATGAGATCTATTTTCTACGTTTTGTTATCGGCAAAGGTGGCCTTGGCGGCCAAGGTCTTGGCCCAGAAGCCACAGATGG GCTGGAACTCATGGAAtagcttcaagctcaacgTGAGCGACGAGCTGGTTAGGTCGACCGCCAATGCCCTCGTGGATACTGGTCTTGCTAAGCTTGGGTATGACCACGTGTTGATTGACGACGGATGGCAAGACAGTGAGCGTGATACAGACGGCAAGCTTGCAGCAAACCACACCAGGTTTCCCGGCGGTATCTCTGCCACTGCCTCATACGTTCACTCCAAGGGATTCAAAGTCGGGATCTATAGTGATGCCGGTATCTTCACGTGCGGAAAGTATCCTGGTAGTTATGGCTATGAGGAAATTGACGCACAGACATTTGCTGGTTGGGGCGTTGACTACCTCAAGTACGACAACTGTGGTGGCTTCCAAAGCAACACTCTCTCTGTGCAAGAACGGTTTCTCAAGATGTCGTACGCGCTGGCCGCCTCAGGTCGTCAGATCTTCTATTCGCTTTGCGAATGGGGTAACCAGTTTCCCTGGCTCTGGGCCGACCAGATAGGCGAGTCTTACCGTATGTCGGGCGACATCTACTCGTCCTTCGCTAAAGACAGAGCGAGCATATGCAAGACGGCTTATTGCATGAACCAGGGCTATGCTGGAGTCAGCGTTCTGACCATGATACGCAAGATGAGAGAAATCAGCCCATTCTCGAAACCAGGCTCTTGGG CCGACATGGATATGTTGGAGATTGGGACCTGGACCATGACAGAGCTGGAAGAACAAACCCACTTCTCTTTCTGGGCTGCCCTGAAGTCTCCCCTTATCATCGGCGCTGATCTTAAGAATATCAGCGATACCTCGCTCGCCATttacaagaacaaggacatcATCGCCTTGAACCAGGATGACGCGGGCAAGCCTGCCGTGTATCTGCCAAAGCTATCTGAGGAAGGCAGTTATCAGGTTTGGGCAGGGCCACTAAGTTCTGGGAAGAGGCGACATGTGATCTTGGTCCAGAACTATGGTAGCGGCGACGTGGACGTTGGGATCTCCTTGGAAGACATCCCTGGTCTTTCTGTTGAGCAACAGCTGAAGATCAGGGACGTCTGGGCAGGAAAAGCAATTACTGCATCTGGAGGCAAGGTTAGCTTGAAGGGCATCAAGCCAACGCAAACAAAGGTCCTCGTCATATCGAAATAG
- a CDS encoding hypothetical protein (At least one base has a quality score < 10), which yields MADSPIHDAVMPPSLCLADNSPESRSGEDMGLSSPASCLSNYFIGSPRGFTSPLRSRREAFLLINYLQDLSPRIDICDPSKRFGREVPKRARQLPLLAYSILAFSSRHLAMITGIDDESSEEYHSYALRILIPILDDPMSSLDENLLAAAVLLRLYEEMCDVDTGTHLVGCARLWNNIPDFIAQGGLSEAASWIMLRQNLHISLIKGEPMQVDLNKYRRSRSFVDTTDEDFANRIILLCCQVLATCFSPGAQPDYETWAHLGKEVASWHDSIPSHYSPYHHSDVKSTSTGVKSAFPIVWMMNPAQVMGYQHYCLARILLHISEPRLWVSSLRTIEHRVAADKAAMKDLHIAIGLGIHNPSVVGAGFTHQGGILRDAIHRDNMGQRREQCRDPDTSINLDVSVVYSTDVLAARTGTVDSSQPTWLSGMSGNSFSRVSPSLLDPFNTLCESPERLRQLLRYRRALDLPLAKAVGEPLFRIDQQTHCVVLQGLGNEDGQAPLLTHKSLFHALSLLLALAANDYQQNYETMHHRSQVLQSLNRDLSHFGGDSTILHTITAILMLISYEYRVRDTYPGPACAATHIHGLQTIISQRNILTSQHSVSHITQVQRALFWQDIICSLATGAPRVLQFDNRGMFTRLREDETYRSYFALPQGFIPHTYGWPAAVPAVFEDLNALCCAVDTMRRGTRAPITFINNDDKDISVTPMPLMEDLDDEGYPLCNSQANLQIRLVDLLSGTRRDGSQSKESLIYRACLFAAYLCTYRLSEGVWGGYFAPEKCVTEILDCMTDFTRQMSPWKLAPDISFWLLHMAGGLTKSQLHKDQAAALVERYRCFYSTGYGQDWELVEMRLKKFIWCEHVMKQKMYRFWQECQIGCC from the exons ATGGCGGATTCGCCTATTCACGACGCGGTCATGCCGCCGTCTCTATGCCTTGCAGATAACTCGCCAGAATCCAGATCAGGCGAGGACATGGG GCTGTCTTCTCCAGCATCTTGCCTATCCAACTATTTCATTGGCAGCCCGCGTGGATTTACCTCCCCATTAAGAAGTCGGCGGGAAGCTTTTCTCTTAATTAATTACCTCCAAGATCTTTCACCAAGA ATTGATATCTGTGATCCGTCGAAGCGCTTTGGTCGCGAAGTGCCGAAGAGGGCTCGCCAACTGCCACTCCTAGCATACTCCATCCTAGCTTTCTCATCACGTCATCTAGCAATGATCACTGGTATTGACGACGAAAGTAGCGAAGAGTACCATAGCTATGCTCTACGCATCTTGATCCCCATCCTTGATGACCCGATGTCATCCTTAGATGAAAATCTTCTGGCAGCAGCTGTCCTTTTACGGTTGTACGAGGAGATGTGTG ATGTCGACACTGGAACCCATCTTGTTGGATGCGCACGACTCTGGAACAACATCCCTGACTTCATAGCCCAAGGCGGTTTAAGTGAAGCGGCCAGCTGGATAATGCTTCGACAAAATCTACACATCTCTCTCATTAAAGGCGAGCCGATGCAGGTAGATCTGAACAAATATAGACGCTCCAGATCATTTGTAGACACAACTGATGAGGACTTTGCCAATCGGattattcttctttgctgTCAGGTATTGGCCACCTGTTTTAGCCCGGGTGCACAGCCCGACTACGAAACGTGGGCGCATCTTGGTAAGGAGGTTGCGAGCTGGCATGATTCTATACCGTCGCACTATTCTCCTTATCATCATTCTGATGTCAAGAGTACTTCTACTGGGGTCAAATCGGCTTTTCCTATTGTGTGGATGATGAATCCTGCTCAAG TAATGGGATATCAACACTATTGTCTGGCTCGCATTCTACTGCACATCTCAGAGCCCAGACTATGGGTGTCTAGTTTAAGAACTATCGAGCATCGGGTAGCCGCAGAT AAAGCGGCCATGAAGGACCTCCATATCGCTATCGGTCTTGGCATCCATAACCCTTCGGTAGTTGGTGCTGGGTTCACC CATCAAGGAGGAATCCTACGGGATGCTATCCACCGCGACAACATGGGTCAGAGACGAGAGCAATGCCGCGACCCTGATACGAGCATCAATCTTGATGTTTCCGTTGTGTATTCGACGGATGTTCTTGCTGCCAGGACTGGCACTGTTGATTCCTCTCAACCTACTTGGCTCAGCGGCATGAGCGGCAATTCTTTTTCTCGAGTTTCCCCCAGTCTCCTCGACCCGTTCAACACCCTGTGCGAGAGTCCCGAACGATTACGACAGCTTCTTAGATATCGTAGGGCTTTAGACCTTC CATTAGCCAAGGCCGTCGGGGAACCGCTGTTTCGAATCGATCAACAGACGCATTGTGTTGTGCTCCAAGGCTTAGGTAACGAGGATGGCCAGGCGCCATTGTTGACCCACAAGTCATTGTTCCATGCTCTATCTCTTCTCCTCGCATTAGCAGCCAACGACTACCAGCAAAACTACGAAACGATGCACCACCGCAGTCAGGTTCTTCAGTCTCTCAATCGAGACTTATCCCATTTTGGCGGTGACTCGACAATACTCCATACCATAACAGCCATTCTTATGTTGATTAGCTATGAATACCGAGTCCGCGATACATATCCAGGTCCTGCCTGCGCTGCTACACATATCCATGGCCTCCAAACTATAATCTCCCAACGTAACATTTTGACCAGTCAACATAGTGTCTCGCATATTACTCAGGTTCAGCGAGCTCTGTTTTGGCAGGACATAATCTGCTCCCTTGCAACTGGTGCACCCCGAGTCTTGCAATTCGACAATCGCGGGATGTTTACCCGCTTGCGGGAGGATGAGACGTACCGTAGCTACTTTGCTTTGCCACAAGGATTCATACCGCACACCTATGGGTGGCCTGCAGCAGTACCTGCTGTGTTCGAGGATCTCAACGCATTATGCTGCGCCGTGGACACAATGCGCCGAGGGACAAGAGCGCCAATCACCTTTATCAATAATGACGACAAGGATATTTCAGTTACCCCAATGCCGTTGATGGAGGACTTGGATGATGAGGGGTACCCATTATGCAATAGCCAAGCCAACTTGCAGATTAGACTTGTGGATCTTCTTAGTGGAACAAGAAGAGATGGTTCGCAGAGCAAAGAATCCCTGATTTACAGAGCGTGCCTCTTTGCGGCTTATCTCTGCACATATCGACTTTCTGAAGGTGTTTGGGGAGGGTACTTTGCGCCCGAGAAGTGTGTCACCGAGATACTTGATTGTATGACAGACTTCACAAGGCAAATGTCGCCGTGGAAGCTTGCGCCAGACATCTCATTCTGGTTGCTGCATATGGCTGGTGGCCTAACAAAGAGTCAGCTCCATAAGGACCAAGCGGCTGCGTTGGTGGAACGTTATCGGTGCTTCTACTCAACTGGTTACGGCCAGGACTGGGAGCTAGTGgagatgaggttgaagaagtttATCTGGTGTGAACATGTCATGAAGCAAAAGATGTATAGGTTCTGGCAAGAATGCCAGATTGGTTGCTGCTAA
- a CDS encoding cytochrome P450 oxidoreductase — MSASVASLGSAPYAAAVGFAVVFYFIIYPFILYLKDPKGLRRFPNMSPFSGMSNLPFMILAHGGARSTHLAKLHKTKPIIRTGPNSLSFAGGQAIKDIYGHGTPCTKDKSYIVGAGTHFNLADVVDKHDHARKRKVLSSAYALKNLEGWEYKVADKVQRMMDHFDKVCTAPLQKGARFPDPQDVNVDFRAWSNFFSLDAIADIGLSEKLGLLDQGHDRVEAQQTCGTVYETNLRECLYPTARKQSYLLWTYDYYKLLNKISNVIPFYRKMSESAKGWDDIVLRRAQIRLDRYQKGEKLDDFFQALMEDKNGNSHELEWGEIVAEINIMMNAGSVTTAIALANILYQLILNPRVMELLRHELDSVLEPDEVVAPYEKVKHLPYLRACLDESLRLWPPTPQNLGRQTPPEGLTIMGQYIPGNTSVGVSALVAHRDECIYPESEKFIPERFLGEKGKELQSHFITFSAGARGCIGRNISYLEQTVCLASIVHRYEFALPAGFELKREETMNHILGPMPVKVWKRNLEE; from the exons ATGTCTGCCTCCGTTGCCTCCTTGGGCTCAGCGCCCTATGCAGCTGCAGTGGGTTTCGCTGTAGTCTTCTACTTCATTATCTACCCTTTTATTCTCTACCTCAAGGACCCCAAGG GTCTTCGGCGCTTCCCTAACATGTCCCCATTCTCCGGCATGTCTAACCTTCCCTTCATGATCCTCGCCCATGGGGGCGCACGGTCGACTCATCTTGCGAAATTACACAAGACGAAGCCCATTATCCGAACGGGGCCAAACTCATTGTCCTTCGCCGGCGGTCAAGCCATCAAAGATATTTATGGTCATGGAACTCCCTGTACAAAGGACAAATCATACATCGTAGGAGCCGGAACTCATTTTAACCTGGCCGATGTTGTCGACAAACACGACCATGCCCGAAAGCGAAAGGTCCTGTCATCTGCGTACGCACTGAAAAACCTTGAGGGTTGGGAGTACAAGGTCGCGGATAAGGTGCAGCGAATGATGGACCATTTTGATAAGGTCTGCACAGCTCCTTTGCAAAAGGGTGCCAGGTTTCCCGACCCCCAAGACGTCAATGTCGACTTCCGCGCCTGGTCCAACTTTTTCTCCCTCGACGCCATCGCCGACATTGGCCTTTCGGAGAaacttggtcttcttgatcAAGGTCACGATCGTGTGGAAGCCCAGCAGACATGCGGTACTGTCTACGAGACCAATCTACGCGAATGCCTTTATCCCACTGCACGCAAGCAGTCCTATCTTCTCTGGACCTACGACTATTACAAGTTGCTCAATAAGATTTCCAACGTCATTCCTTTCTATCGAAAGATGTCAGAGTCAGCGAAGGGCTGGGATGACATTGTATTGCGACGAGCTCAAATCCGATTAGATCGATACCAGAAGGGAGAAAAGCTTGACGACTTTTTTCAGGCGCTCATGGAGGACAAGAACGGTAACTCTCATGAGCTTGAATGGGGCGAGATTGTTGCCGAAATCAACATCATGATGAACGCCGGAAGCGTCACGACTGCTATTGCCTTGGCCAACATTCTTTATCAGTTGATTCTCAACCCTAGGGTAATGGAGCTCCTGCGACACGAACTTGACTCCGTCCTAGAGCCCGATGAGGTGGTTGCGCCCTACGAAAAGGTTAAGCACCTTCCCTACCTTCGTGCTTGTCTCGATGAGTCGCTTCGCCTCTGGCCCCCGACTCCTCAGAATCTTGGTCGTCAGACCCCTCCTGAAGGTTTGACGATTATGGGCCAGTATATTCCGGGCAACACATCTGTTGGTGTGTCTGCTCTTGTGGCGCATCGCGACGAGTGTATTTATCCCGAGTCAGAAAAGTTCATTCCTGAACGATTCTTGGGCGAAAAGGGCAAGGAACTGCAGTCTCACTTTATTACTTTCTCAGCTGGTGCTCGAGGTTGTATTGGGCGTAATATTTCTTATCTTGAACAGACTGTTTGCCTTGCTTCAATAGTTCACCGGTATGAGTTTGCCCTACCAGCGGGCTTTGAACTGAAGAGAGAGGAGACAATGAACCACATCCTGGGGCCTATGCCTGTCAAGGTGTGGAAAAGGAATTTAGAAGAGTAA